Proteins encoded in a region of the Flavobacteriales bacterium genome:
- the accB gene encoding acetyl-CoA carboxylase biotin carboxyl carrier protein, which yields MKLDEIQNLIKFVSKTGVTSVEIEQKDFKITIKTEAKNKGKKEVVAMPMQAMHMQPSAPAQVQAAPAPAPAPAAADSGGGDSKKAEDDDSKYVTIKSPMIGTFYRSPGPDKDSFVNVGEEVKPGKVICIIEAMKLFNEIESEVSGKIVKVLVDDATPVEYDQPLFLVDPS from the coding sequence CTCATCAAGTTCGTATCCAAGACGGGTGTGACCTCGGTGGAGATAGAGCAGAAAGATTTCAAGATCACCATTAAGACTGAGGCGAAGAACAAAGGCAAAAAAGAAGTGGTGGCCATGCCTATGCAGGCCATGCATATGCAGCCTTCTGCCCCAGCTCAGGTACAAGCAGCTCCGGCTCCTGCGCCCGCTCCAGCAGCGGCCGATTCAGGTGGTGGAGATAGCAAGAAGGCCGAGGATGATGACAGCAAGTATGTGACCATCAAAAGCCCTATGATCGGTACCTTCTACCGTTCGCCCGGACCTGATAAGGACAGCTTTGTCAATGTGGGTGAAGAGGTCAAGCCGGGCAAGGTCATCTGCATCATCGAGGCCATGAAGCTCTTCAATGAGATCGAGTCCGAGGTGAGTGGTAAGATCGTCAAGGTATTGGTAGATGATGCCACTCCGGTGGAGTATGATCAGCCGCTGTTCTTGGTCGATCCGTCCTGA
- the accC gene encoding acetyl-CoA carboxylase biotin carboxylase subunit: MFKKVLVANRGEIALRVIRTCHEMGIRTVAVYSTADADSLHVRFADEAVCIGPASSADSYLDMARIIAAAEITNADAIHPGYGFLSENARFSKICEENDIKFIGASAEMIDAMGDKASAKTTMKKAGVPTIPGSEGILGSLSEAKQIAKQIKYPIMLKATAGGGGKGMKVCHNDEDLAEAWESTRREAKAAFGNDGMYMEKFVEEPRHIEIQIVGDQHGKYCHLSERDCSIQRRHQKLVEETPSPFMTKRLRQKMGTAAIKAAKAVDYEGVGTVEFLVDKNRDFYFMEMNTRIQVEHTITEEVIDHDLIREQIKVAAGIKISGKNYEPTKHSIQCRINAEDPFHDFRPSPGKITVYHAPGGHGVRVDTHVYAGYTIPPYYDSMISKLIVTAQTRDEAIDKMLRALREYVIEGVKTTIPFHIQLLQDEDFRKGNFNTKFLESFELKEV, encoded by the coding sequence ATGTTCAAAAAGGTACTTGTAGCCAATCGTGGAGAGATCGCATTGCGGGTCATACGCACCTGCCATGAGATGGGCATACGCACAGTGGCCGTCTATTCCACGGCCGATGCAGATAGTCTTCATGTCCGATTTGCCGATGAGGCAGTATGTATAGGCCCGGCCAGCAGTGCGGATTCCTATCTGGATATGGCACGCATCATCGCTGCGGCCGAGATCACCAATGCTGATGCGATCCATCCGGGATACGGATTCCTCTCTGAGAATGCCCGTTTCTCCAAGATCTGTGAAGAAAACGATATCAAGTTCATTGGAGCCTCTGCTGAGATGATCGATGCCATGGGGGACAAGGCCAGCGCCAAGACCACCATGAAGAAGGCCGGTGTACCTACCATCCCTGGATCTGAAGGCATTCTGGGCTCATTGAGCGAGGCCAAGCAGATCGCCAAGCAGATCAAATACCCCATCATGCTCAAGGCCACGGCCGGTGGAGGTGGTAAGGGTATGAAGGTCTGCCACAACGATGAGGACCTTGCAGAAGCATGGGAAAGCACCCGTAGAGAGGCCAAGGCCGCCTTTGGAAATGACGGGATGTACATGGAGAAATTCGTGGAAGAACCCCGCCATATCGAGATTCAGATCGTAGGTGACCAGCATGGGAAGTACTGTCACTTGAGCGAGCGCGACTGTTCCATCCAGCGTAGACACCAGAAGTTGGTCGAAGAAACGCCTTCTCCCTTCATGACCAAGCGACTCCGTCAGAAGATGGGAACGGCAGCCATCAAAGCGGCCAAAGCAGTGGACTATGAAGGTGTAGGTACAGTAGAGTTCCTCGTGGACAAGAATCGCGACTTCTACTTCATGGAGATGAATACCCGTATCCAGGTGGAACATACCATCACCGAAGAGGTGATCGATCATGATCTCATACGTGAGCAGATCAAGGTAGCCGCAGGGATCAAGATCTCCGGAAAGAATTACGAGCCTACCAAGCACAGCATACAGTGTAGGATCAATGCGGAGGACCCCTTCCATGATTTCAGACCGAGTCCAGGTAAGATCACGGTCTACCACGCACCGGGAGGACACGGAGTACGGGTGGATACCCACGTCTACGCGGGATACACCATTCCCCCTTATTATGACAGCATGATCTCCAAGCTCATCGTCACGGCCCAGACCCGTGATGAGGCCATCGATAAGATGCTCAGGGCGCTGAGGGAGTATGTGATAGAGGGCGTCAAGACGACCATCCCTTTCCACATCCAGCTTTTGCAGGATGAAGATTTCCGGAAAGGGAATTTCAATACCAAGTTCTTAGAGAGCTTCGAGCTCAAGGAGGTGTGA